One genomic window of Borreliella burgdorferi B31 includes the following:
- the gpmA gene encoding 2,3-diphosphoglycerate-dependent phosphoglycerate mutase: MYKLVLVRHGESEWNKENLFTGWTDVKLSDKGIDEAVEAGLLLKQEGYSFDIAFSSLLSRANDTLNIILRELGQSYISVKKTWRLNERHYGALQGLNKSETAAKYGEDKVLIWRRSYDVPPMSLDESDDRHPIKDPRYKHIPKRELPSTECLKDTVARVIPYWTDEIAKEVLEGKKVIVAAHGNSLRALVKYFDNLSEEDVLKLNIPTGIPLVYELDKDLNPIKHYYLGDESKIKKAMESVASQGKLK, translated from the coding sequence ATGTATAAATTAGTTTTAGTAAGACACGGAGAGAGTGAGTGGAATAAAGAAAATCTTTTTACTGGTTGGACAGATGTTAAACTTTCTGACAAGGGTATCGATGAGGCTGTTGAGGCGGGTTTGCTTCTCAAACAAGAAGGCTATTCTTTTGATATTGCTTTTAGTTCTTTGTTGTCAAGAGCTAATGACACTTTAAATATTATTTTGCGAGAATTAGGGCAATCTTATATTAGTGTAAAAAAAACCTGGAGATTAAATGAAAGGCACTATGGAGCTTTGCAAGGTTTAAATAAGTCAGAAACAGCTGCAAAATATGGGGAAGATAAGGTTTTAATTTGGAGACGTAGTTATGATGTGCCCCCAATGTCTTTGGATGAGTCTGATGATCGTCATCCCATAAAAGATCCAAGATATAAACATATCCCCAAAAGGGAACTTCCTTCAACAGAGTGCCTTAAAGATACTGTTGCAAGAGTTATTCCTTATTGGACTGATGAGATTGCAAAAGAAGTTCTTGAAGGTAAAAAAGTTATTGTTGCTGCTCACGGTAATTCTTTAAGAGCGCTTGTTAAATATTTTGACAATTTAAGTGAAGAAGATGTTTTAAAGCTTAACATTCCCACAGGCATTCCTTTAGTTTACGAATTAGATAAAGATTTAAATCCCATTAAACATTACTATCTAGGTGATGAGAGCAAAATTAAAAAGGCAATGGAATCTGTTGCTAGTCAAGGAAAGTTAAAGTAA
- the lysS gene encoding lysine--tRNA ligase yields the protein MKTAHWADFYAEKIKKEKGPKNLYTVASGITPSGTVHIGNFREVISVDLVARALRDSGSKVRFIYSWDNYDVFRKVPKNMPEQELLTTYLRQAITRVPDTRSHKTSYARANEIEFEKYLPVVGINPEFIDQSKQYTSNAYASQIKFALDHKKELSEALNEYRTSKLEENWYPISVFCTKCNRDTTTVNNYDNHYSVEYSCECGNQESLDIRTTWAIKLPWRIDWPMRWKYEKVDFEPAGKDHHSSGGSFDTSKNIVKIFQGSPPVTFQYDFISIKGRGGKISSSSGDVISLKDVLEVYTPEVTRFLFAATKPNTEFSISFDLDVIKIYEDYDKFERIYYGVEDVKEEKKRAFKRIYELSQPYMPSKRIPYQVGFRHLSVISQIFENNINKILNYLKNVQEDQKDKLINKINCAINWIRDFAPEDFKFSLRSKFDNMEILEENSKKAINELLDFLKKNFEVATEQDIQNEIYKISRENNIEPALFFKQIYKILIDKEKGPKLAGFIKIIGIDRFEKITSKYV from the coding sequence GTGAAAACAGCACACTGGGCAGATTTTTACGCAGAAAAAATAAAAAAAGAAAAAGGTCCAAAAAACTTATACACAGTAGCATCGGGAATTACTCCATCTGGAACTGTGCACATTGGCAATTTTAGAGAAGTTATTTCGGTAGACCTTGTAGCAAGAGCACTAAGAGACTCTGGATCAAAAGTAAGGTTTATTTATTCTTGGGATAATTACGACGTATTTCGAAAAGTTCCCAAAAATATGCCAGAACAAGAACTTCTTACAACTTATTTAAGACAAGCAATAACAAGGGTCCCTGACACAAGAAGCCACAAAACAAGTTATGCAAGGGCTAATGAAATTGAATTTGAAAAATATCTGCCTGTAGTTGGGATCAATCCTGAATTCATCGACCAAAGCAAACAATATACCAGCAACGCTTATGCAAGCCAAATAAAATTTGCACTTGATCATAAAAAAGAACTGTCTGAAGCATTAAACGAATACAGAACCTCAAAGCTTGAAGAAAATTGGTATCCAATCAGTGTATTTTGTACAAAATGCAATAGAGACACAACAACTGTAAATAATTATGACAATCATTACTCTGTTGAGTATTCATGTGAATGTGGAAATCAAGAATCTCTAGACATAAGAACCACATGGGCCATTAAACTTCCTTGGAGAATAGATTGGCCTATGAGATGGAAATATGAAAAAGTTGACTTTGAGCCTGCAGGAAAAGACCACCACAGCAGTGGCGGCAGTTTTGATACATCTAAAAATATTGTAAAAATTTTTCAAGGTAGCCCTCCTGTAACATTTCAATATGACTTTATTTCAATAAAAGGACGTGGTGGAAAAATATCCTCCTCATCGGGAGATGTCATATCGCTCAAAGATGTTCTTGAGGTCTATACACCCGAAGTCACAAGGTTTTTATTTGCTGCTACTAAACCAAATACTGAATTTTCAATCTCATTTGATCTTGATGTAATTAAAATATACGAAGATTACGACAAATTTGAGAGAATCTACTATGGAGTAGAAGATGTAAAAGAAGAAAAAAAAAGAGCATTTAAAAGAATTTACGAACTATCTCAACCATACATGCCAAGCAAAAGAATCCCTTATCAGGTCGGATTCAGACATTTAAGTGTAATCAGTCAAATATTTGAAAATAATATAAATAAAATTTTAAATTACTTGAAAAACGTTCAAGAAGATCAAAAAGACAAACTAATAAATAAAATAAATTGCGCAATTAATTGGATAAGAGATTTTGCACCCGAAGATTTCAAATTTTCATTAAGATCTAAATTTGATAATATGGAAATACTAGAAGAAAATAGCAAAAAAGCAATTAATGAACTTTTGGATTTTTTAAAGAAAAATTTTGAAGTTGCCACAGAACAAGACATTCAAAACGAAATATATAAAATTTCAAGAGAAAATAATATAGAACCTGCTTTATTTTTTAAACAAATTTATAAAATTTTAATTGACAAAGAAAAAGGGCCCAAATTAGCTGGATTTATCAAAATAATTGGTATTGATCGCTTTGAAAAGATTACAAGCAAATACGTTTAA
- the era gene encoding GTPase Era — protein MKSGFAAILGRPSTGKSTLLNSICGHKISIISPIPQTTRNNIKGIFTDDRGQIIFIDTPGFHLSKKKFNIAMMKNIHSSIGEVELILYIIDIQDKPGEEENKMLEIIKNSKIKFLVILNKIDLKNTKIKEITQFLKEKGIEDSNIIKISAEKKINTEELKNKIYENFSEGPLYYPQEYYTDQEINFRISEIIREKAIENLKEELPYSLYVDIDTLENKKGSLFIRANIFVANESQKGIIVGKNGKEIKSIGERARKTIAKIFETKCNLFLQVKLKKNWNKEDKLIKRLIN, from the coding sequence ATGAAATCGGGATTTGCAGCAATACTTGGTAGACCATCAACTGGAAAATCTACCCTTTTAAATTCAATATGCGGACATAAAATATCAATAATATCCCCTATTCCGCAAACAACTAGAAATAATATAAAAGGAATCTTTACGGACGACAGAGGACAAATTATTTTTATAGACACACCGGGATTTCATCTGAGTAAAAAAAAGTTTAATATTGCAATGATGAAAAATATCCACTCTTCAATAGGAGAAGTTGAACTCATTTTATACATAATAGACATTCAAGACAAACCTGGAGAAGAAGAAAATAAAATGTTAGAAATAATTAAAAACTCTAAAATTAAATTTTTAGTAATACTTAATAAAATTGACCTTAAAAACACAAAAATAAAAGAAATAACGCAATTTCTAAAAGAAAAAGGAATAGAAGATAGTAATATAATTAAAATATCTGCTGAAAAAAAAATTAACACAGAAGAACTAAAAAATAAAATTTATGAAAATTTTTCAGAAGGCCCACTTTATTATCCACAAGAATACTACACCGATCAAGAAATAAATTTTAGAATTAGTGAAATAATAAGGGAAAAAGCTATTGAAAACCTAAAAGAAGAACTCCCCTATTCTTTGTATGTGGATATTGATACCTTAGAAAATAAAAAAGGAAGTCTTTTTATCAGAGCAAATATTTTTGTAGCCAATGAAAGTCAAAAAGGAATAATTGTAGGAAAAAACGGAAAAGAAATAAAATCAATAGGAGAAAGGGCAAGAAAAACAATTGCAAAAATTTTTGAAACAAAATGCAACCTATTCTTACAGGTAAAACTTAAAAAAAATTGGAACAAAGAAGATAAGCTAATAAAAAGACTTATAAATTAA